The Kordia sp. SMS9 genome window below encodes:
- a CDS encoding GlmU family protein, translating to MNYILFDGTVRNALLPFTYTRPVADIRVGILTIREKWEAHLGGTTTTITEEYLSEKYPMVELEENVMINASFLPNAELVAMIQDLTEKQAIFSGDEIIAFHTTDQQDEVDFDTYDVISYEEDCLRIEHTWDIFSKNAEAIQADFELITKDRTSQPIPATVNVIAPENIFIEEGATLNFCTLNASSGPIYVGKNAEIMEGCVVRGALAMCENSVLKLSAKIYGATTLGPFCKVGGEVNNSVLMGYSNKGHDGFLGNSVLGEWCNIGADSNNSNLKNNYAPVRLWSYETENFAKTGLQFCGLMMGDHSKCGINTMFNTGTVVGVNANIFGSGFPRNFVPSYSWGGASGFTTYLTKKAFEVAKVVMSRRNIEFTAQDEAILTQVFEDSKKWRKD from the coding sequence ATGAACTACATTCTTTTTGATGGAACCGTACGCAACGCCTTGTTACCTTTTACGTATACACGACCGGTTGCCGATATTCGCGTAGGAATTTTAACGATTCGTGAAAAGTGGGAAGCACATTTGGGCGGAACTACGACAACAATCACAGAAGAGTATTTGTCTGAGAAATACCCAATGGTAGAGTTGGAGGAAAATGTAATGATCAATGCTTCTTTTTTACCGAATGCGGAATTAGTCGCGATGATTCAAGATTTAACGGAAAAGCAAGCTATTTTTTCGGGTGATGAAATCATAGCGTTTCATACGACAGATCAGCAAGATGAGGTTGATTTCGATACCTACGACGTGATTTCGTATGAAGAAGATTGTTTACGCATAGAACATACGTGGGATATTTTCTCGAAGAATGCAGAAGCCATTCAAGCTGATTTTGAGTTGATTACGAAAGACAGAACGTCTCAGCCAATTCCGGCTACCGTGAATGTCATTGCGCCAGAAAATATATTTATTGAAGAAGGCGCAACACTAAATTTTTGCACGTTAAATGCAAGCTCAGGACCAATTTACGTTGGAAAAAATGCAGAAATCATGGAAGGTTGCGTGGTGCGTGGTGCATTAGCGATGTGTGAAAACTCTGTGCTAAAACTATCCGCTAAAATTTATGGAGCAACGACACTAGGACCATTTTGTAAAGTTGGGGGCGAAGTCAACAATTCTGTATTAATGGGCTATTCCAACAAAGGACATGACGGATTCTTAGGAAACTCAGTCTTAGGCGAATGGTGCAATATTGGTGCGGATAGTAACAATTCCAACCTAAAAAATAATTATGCACCTGTGCGTTTGTGGAGTTATGAAACCGAAAACTTTGCTAAAACAGGCTTGCAATTTTGCGGACTCATGATGGGCGATCACAGCAAATGTGGCATCAATACGATGTTTAATACAGGAACGGTTGTGGGCGTAAACGCAAATATTTTTGGTTCAGGATTTCCAAGAAACTTTGTGCCAAGTTACAGTTGGGGCGGCGCAAGCGGATTTACAACCTATCTTACCAAAAAAGCGTTTGAAGTGGCAAAAGTAGTGATGTCAAGAAGAAATATAGAATTTACAGCGCAAGATGAGGCGATTCTAACGCAAGTATTTGAAGATTCTAAAAAGTGGCGTAAAGATTAA
- a CDS encoding type B 50S ribosomal protein L31, whose protein sequence is MKQGIHPENYRVVAFKDMSNNDVFLTKSTVDTKETIEVDGAEYPLYKLEISRTSHPYYTGKSKLVDTAGRIDKFKNKYAKFKK, encoded by the coding sequence ATGAAACAAGGTATACATCCAGAAAATTATAGAGTAGTAGCTTTTAAAGATATGTCTAACAATGATGTATTTCTTACCAAGTCTACAGTAGATACAAAAGAGACTATCGAAGTTGATGGTGCTGAGTATCCATTATACAAATTAGAAATTTCAAGAACGTCACATCCATACTACACTGGTAAGTCTAAGTTAGTAGATACAGCAGGTCGTATTGACAAGTTCAAAAACAAATACGCAAAATTCAAGAAATAA
- a CDS encoding DUF4199 domain-containing protein — MFSKTVHFGITAGLLNILFFLLQYRQNIHVEANNIYVLVMFFVTLVLMILAIVNESKKTEVFSIRTGLKTGIGVILLGGIMFWVYQMIHAHYIETDLIDKLADAMVEDLKLSEQFSPEEVTTKIAEYKSRFNFNLFASAVVKSLFTGFFVSLIASLVIKSGILKTSKNAA, encoded by the coding sequence ATGTTTTCAAAAACTGTTCATTTCGGAATTACCGCTGGATTGTTAAATATTTTATTCTTTTTGCTGCAATATCGACAAAATATTCATGTAGAAGCAAATAATATTTATGTACTTGTCATGTTTTTTGTGACCTTAGTGTTAATGATCCTTGCCATTGTAAATGAAAGTAAAAAAACAGAAGTATTTAGCATTCGTACAGGATTAAAAACAGGTATTGGTGTCATTTTGCTTGGAGGCATCATGTTTTGGGTATATCAAATGATTCATGCACACTACATAGAAACAGACTTAATTGACAAGTTAGCCGATGCCATGGTTGAAGATTTAAAACTTTCAGAACAATTTTCTCCAGAAGAGGTAACCACAAAAATAGCAGAATATAAATCGAGATTCAATTTCAATTTGTTTGCAAGTGCTGTGGTAAAAAGTCTATTTACAGGATTTTTCGTTTCTTTGATTGCTTCCTTGGTGATAAAATCAGGAATTTTAAAAACCTCTAAAAACGCTGCATGA
- a CDS encoding glycosyltransferase family 2 protein, with translation MNISVVIPLLNEEESLRELHAWISRVMEAHKFTYEVLFIDDGSTDESWKIIQELSQKHTEAKGIRFLQNYGKSQALHAGFKEAAGEVVITMDADLQDSPDEIPELYTLITEKKFDLVSGWKKKRYDSVIAKNIPSKLFNWAARRTSGLKLHDFNCGLKAYKNLVVKNVDVYGEMHRYIPVLAKNAGFQHIGEKVVQHQARKYGKTKFGYDRFINGFLDLITIWFLSKFGKRPMHLFGALGVLMFFIGFASAGYIGIMKLYKLAYGLKAILVTDNPWFYISLATMIIGTQFFLAGFLGEIVLRSKRDKERYKISETENI, from the coding sequence ATGAATATATCTGTAGTCATACCACTGCTTAACGAAGAAGAATCATTGCGAGAACTGCACGCTTGGATTTCCCGCGTGATGGAAGCACACAAGTTTACGTATGAGGTTCTTTTTATTGATGATGGAAGTACAGATGAATCTTGGAAGATTATTCAAGAATTATCACAAAAACATACCGAAGCAAAAGGCATCCGTTTTTTACAAAATTATGGAAAATCACAAGCGTTGCACGCAGGTTTTAAGGAAGCTGCGGGTGAAGTTGTCATTACAATGGATGCGGATTTACAAGACAGTCCCGATGAAATTCCTGAATTATACACGTTAATTACGGAGAAAAAATTCGATTTGGTTTCTGGCTGGAAAAAGAAACGCTACGATTCCGTCATCGCAAAAAATATTCCCTCCAAACTATTCAATTGGGCAGCAAGACGCACATCTGGATTGAAACTGCATGATTTTAACTGTGGTTTAAAAGCCTATAAAAATTTAGTCGTAAAGAATGTAGATGTCTACGGGGAAATGCACAGATACATTCCCGTATTGGCTAAAAATGCCGGTTTTCAACACATTGGCGAAAAAGTGGTACAACACCAAGCGCGTAAATACGGAAAAACAAAATTTGGCTACGATCGCTTTATCAATGGCTTTTTAGATTTAATCACGATTTGGTTTTTGTCTAAATTTGGAAAACGTCCCATGCACTTATTTGGCGCGTTAGGCGTGTTGATGTTTTTTATAGGATTTGCCTCGGCTGGTTACATCGGAATTATGAAATTGTACAAACTTGCCTACGGTTTAAAAGCAATTTTAGTTACCGACAATCCCTGGTTTTACATTTCGTTAGCTACCATGATAATTGGAACCCAATTCTTCCTAGCTGGTTTTTTAGGCGAAATTGTCTTGCGAAGCAAACGCGATAAAGAACGGTATAAAATTAGCGAGACAGAGAATATTTAG
- a CDS encoding phospho-sugar mutase, protein MTKIDAKIMEKATAWLTPVFDAETQAKVQQLIDTNPKELTESFYTSLAFGTGGMRGVMGPGTNRINKYTLGKNTQGLSNYLKETYPNQPLKVAIAYDCRHNSKSLAQVVANVFSANGIQVYLFSDLRPTPELSFAVKYLDCQCGIVLTASHNPPEYNGYKVYWADGGQIVPPQDHEIINEINSLDFSQIQFDANDDLIHLVDTDVDEAFINASVANADFKAENKDDVTIVFTSLHGTSITMIPEVLKRAGYKNVHIVEEQAKPDGDFPTVQSPNPEEPEALEMALALAEKVHADIVIGTDPDSDRLGIAVRDLEGNMILLNGNQTMVVMTDFLLQQWKNSDRINGKQFIGSTIVSTPMMTELGNAYNVECKIGLTGFKWIAKMIKDFPELEFIGGGEESFGFMTGDFVRDKDAVTASLLACEIITQAKADGSSLYASLIDLYVAHGFYKEKLISLVKKGIDGAAEIKQTMVDLRENPLTTLDGSKVVKIEDYQTSITTNMEDGSTRKISIPKSNVLIYYTADGTKIAARPSGTEPKIKFYFSVNLPLATKEDFASVEEQLDAKIARIVQEMKLD, encoded by the coding sequence ATGACAAAGATCGACGCTAAAATCATGGAAAAAGCTACGGCTTGGCTTACTCCAGTCTTCGATGCTGAAACACAAGCAAAAGTTCAACAACTTATAGATACCAATCCCAAAGAACTCACCGAAAGTTTTTACACCAGTTTGGCTTTTGGAACAGGCGGAATGCGCGGTGTTATGGGACCTGGAACCAATAGAATTAACAAATATACTTTAGGGAAAAATACGCAAGGATTGAGTAATTACCTTAAAGAAACATATCCAAATCAGCCATTGAAAGTTGCCATTGCGTATGATTGTAGACACAACAGCAAATCTTTAGCGCAAGTGGTTGCCAATGTATTTTCGGCGAACGGAATTCAAGTCTATTTATTTTCAGACTTACGACCAACACCAGAATTATCATTTGCAGTAAAATATTTGGATTGTCAATGCGGAATTGTCTTAACAGCTTCCCACAATCCACCAGAATACAACGGTTACAAAGTATATTGGGCTGATGGCGGACAAATTGTTCCTCCGCAAGACCATGAAATTATCAATGAAATTAATAGTTTAGATTTTTCGCAAATTCAGTTTGATGCGAATGATGATTTGATCCATTTGGTCGATACAGACGTAGATGAAGCATTTATCAACGCAAGTGTGGCGAATGCCGATTTTAAAGCGGAAAACAAAGATGATGTCACGATCGTTTTTACATCACTTCACGGAACTTCTATCACCATGATTCCAGAAGTATTGAAACGTGCAGGGTATAAAAATGTACACATTGTTGAAGAACAAGCCAAACCTGATGGAGATTTTCCAACGGTACAATCACCAAATCCGGAAGAACCAGAAGCGCTAGAAATGGCGTTGGCATTGGCAGAAAAAGTACACGCAGATATCGTGATTGGAACCGATCCAGACAGTGATCGTTTAGGAATTGCAGTGCGCGATTTGGAAGGCAACATGATCTTACTCAACGGAAACCAAACCATGGTGGTCATGACAGATTTCTTATTACAACAGTGGAAAAACAGCGATCGCATCAACGGAAAACAATTCATTGGTTCTACCATTGTTTCTACGCCAATGATGACGGAACTTGGAAACGCGTACAACGTAGAATGCAAAATTGGTTTGACAGGTTTTAAATGGATTGCCAAAATGATCAAAGATTTTCCTGAATTGGAATTTATTGGCGGTGGCGAAGAAAGCTTCGGATTCATGACAGGTGACTTTGTACGTGACAAAGATGCAGTGACAGCTTCCTTGTTGGCATGCGAAATTATCACACAAGCAAAAGCCGATGGAAGTTCTTTATATGCTTCCCTAATTGATTTGTATGTAGCACATGGTTTTTATAAGGAAAAGTTGATTTCGCTCGTTAAGAAAGGAATTGATGGCGCCGCTGAAATCAAGCAAACCATGGTCGATTTACGCGAAAATCCACTAACCACACTTGACGGTTCAAAAGTGGTTAAAATTGAAGATTATCAAACGTCTATTACGACCAATATGGAAGATGGTTCAACGCGTAAAATTTCCATTCCAAAGTCAAATGTTTTGATTTACTACACTGCTGATGGCACTAAAATTGCAGCACGTCCAAGTGGAACAGAACCCAAAATTAAATTCTACTTTAGCGTCAATCTGCCTTTAGCTACTAAAGAAGATTTTGCTTCGGTAGAAGAGCAACTCGATGCAAAAATTGCACGCATCGTTCAAGAAATGAAATTAGACTAA
- a CDS encoding ABC transporter ATP-binding protein, whose protein sequence is MDYIKKLSHYIIPYKKYAYLNIFFNILYALFGTLSFVSLMPMLKVLLKTAERIMVEPIRENYEGIGGYGDYLNDYLNFFITQKIEEDGQYSVLILMICIVISTFLLKNLAGYFSNFFLAYLRNGILKDIRNRLYQKVTTLPISYFSEKRKGDIIARISGDVNEIQNSLLAILELLVREPLTIIFTIIVMFSISAKLTLFVFIFIPISGFIISKVGKSLKKHSDRVQKENGVFLSILDETLNGLKVIKGFNAEKHFNTSFGNSTSKLYKYSNNLAHRQNLASPTSEFLGIVVIAVILLYGGKLVLIDKIMTPDEFITYMALAYNILTPAKAISKASYKVKAGNASADRVLEILNTESPITDAKDAKVKDTFASGIDLKDISFKYEEELVLKNFSLKVPKGKTVALVGQSGSGKSTIANLVTRFYDVNEGSIEVDGENIKSLTKASLRGLMGLVTQDSILFNDTIKNNVKLGKQDATDDEVIEALKIANAWEFVKDLPELLDHNVGDSGGKLSGGQKQRLSIARAVLKNPPIMILDEATSALDTESERLVQVALENMMKNRTSIVIAHRLSTIQNADVIVVMQKGEIIEQGTHEELIRNNKVYTKLVQMQSI, encoded by the coding sequence ATGGATTACATAAAAAAACTATCTCATTATATAATTCCCTATAAAAAGTATGCATATTTAAATATTTTCTTTAACATTTTGTATGCACTTTTTGGAACTCTTTCTTTTGTATCGTTGATGCCAATGCTGAAAGTTTTATTGAAAACTGCGGAACGAATTATGGTAGAGCCGATCAGAGAAAACTATGAAGGAATTGGAGGTTATGGAGATTATTTGAATGATTATTTAAACTTTTTCATCACACAAAAAATAGAGGAAGACGGACAATATTCTGTGCTAATCTTAATGATATGTATTGTCATTTCTACCTTTTTGCTTAAAAATTTAGCAGGTTATTTTTCAAATTTCTTCTTGGCATATCTCAGAAATGGAATATTAAAAGACATTCGCAACAGATTGTATCAAAAAGTAACGACTTTGCCTATCTCCTATTTTTCTGAAAAAAGAAAAGGTGATATTATTGCTCGAATTTCTGGTGATGTAAACGAAATTCAGAATTCACTCTTAGCAATTTTAGAATTGTTAGTGAGAGAACCTTTAACCATCATATTTACAATCATCGTCATGTTTTCTATCAGTGCCAAACTGACGTTGTTTGTGTTTATTTTTATTCCGATTTCAGGATTTATCATTTCAAAAGTTGGAAAAAGTTTGAAAAAACATTCGGACAGAGTTCAAAAAGAAAATGGTGTCTTTCTTTCTATTTTAGACGAAACATTGAACGGTTTAAAAGTGATTAAAGGATTTAATGCCGAAAAACATTTCAACACTTCTTTTGGAAATTCTACTTCCAAATTATATAAATACTCCAATAATTTAGCGCACAGACAAAACTTAGCGTCTCCTACAAGTGAGTTTTTGGGAATTGTGGTCATTGCAGTAATTCTGTTGTACGGTGGAAAATTAGTGTTGATTGACAAAATCATGACACCAGACGAATTTATTACGTACATGGCGTTGGCGTACAACATTTTAACTCCCGCGAAAGCGATTAGCAAAGCGAGTTATAAAGTAAAAGCTGGAAACGCTTCCGCAGATCGTGTTTTGGAAATACTCAACACCGAATCGCCAATTACAGATGCAAAAGATGCCAAAGTGAAAGACACGTTTGCTTCAGGAATTGATTTGAAAGATATTTCATTTAAGTATGAAGAGGAATTGGTGCTGAAAAACTTCTCACTAAAAGTTCCAAAAGGAAAAACTGTGGCATTAGTAGGACAATCAGGAAGTGGAAAAAGTACCATTGCGAACTTAGTTACGCGTTTTTACGATGTAAATGAAGGAAGTATTGAAGTAGATGGCGAAAACATCAAATCGCTCACAAAAGCATCTTTACGTGGCTTAATGGGCTTGGTAACACAAGATTCTATTTTGTTTAATGATACCATCAAAAACAACGTAAAACTAGGAAAACAAGATGCGACTGACGACGAAGTGATTGAAGCGTTGAAAATTGCCAATGCGTGGGAATTTGTGAAAGATTTACCCGAATTGCTCGATCATAACGTAGGAGATTCTGGCGGAAAACTTTCGGGCGGACAAAAACAACGTTTGAGCATTGCCAGAGCTGTGTTAAAGAATCCACCAATCATGATTTTAGATGAAGCCACTTCTGCCCTAGACACCGAAAGCGAACGTTTGGTACAAGTAGCGTTGGAGAATATGATGAAGAATAGAACGTCTATTGTGATTGCACACCGTTTGTCTACCATTCAAAATGCAGACGTAATTGTAGTGATGCAAAAAGGAGAAATTATTGAACAAGGAACCCACGAGGAATTGATTCGCAATAACAAAGTGTACACGAAGTTGGTACAGATGCAGTCGATTTAG
- a CDS encoding RNA polymerase sigma factor — MSKEKSNNNLNVVETNLIEDLKNPKTQEKAFRQLVSTYKERLYWHIRRMVTSHDDADDVLQNTFIKVFRSIHNFKGDSKLYSWMYRIATNESITFINQRSKKAGISSEELQDQLVNNLKADVYFEGEEIQLKLQKAIATLPQKQQIVFNMKYFDDLKYAEMSEVLDTSVGALKASYHHAVKKIESFLIN, encoded by the coding sequence GTGTCTAAAGAAAAAAGTAATAACAATTTGAACGTCGTAGAAACCAATCTCATTGAGGATTTAAAAAACCCAAAAACGCAAGAAAAGGCGTTTCGACAGCTTGTATCTACGTACAAAGAGCGTTTGTATTGGCACATTCGGCGTATGGTGACAAGTCACGATGATGCAGATGATGTGCTTCAAAATACCTTTATTAAAGTATTTCGAAGTATTCACAATTTTAAAGGCGACAGCAAATTATATTCTTGGATGTATCGCATTGCGACGAACGAATCCATTACGTTTATCAATCAACGGTCGAAAAAAGCTGGAATTTCTTCGGAAGAATTGCAAGACCAATTGGTCAATAATTTAAAAGCAGATGTGTATTTTGAAGGCGAGGAAATTCAACTGAAATTACAAAAAGCAATTGCTACCTTGCCACAAAAGCAGCAAATTGTATTTAATATGAAGTATTTTGACGATTTGAAATATGCTGAAATGAGCGAAGTTTTAGATACTTCGGTCGGTGCGTTGAAAGCTTCGTACCATCATGCCGTCAAAAAGATAGAAAGTTTTTTAATCAATTAA